TAAACAAAGCCTACTGGGGCTTTTTAAATGACTTAACAAAAGCATTTGCGAAGAGAGACGCCGAGGAGATTGCAAGATCCATAGGAAATGCAATGGCGAGAATTGAGGAGATCTATGCAGAGTATATGGACAACGCAGTTGTTTCTGCATGGGTTAATGCGATCAACAGTGCCTACATGCGAACCTTGCTGAATTTGCAGAACTTTACAAGTGCTATTCTGCATTCTCTCGGAATGGTCTCGAGAAAAGACGTGATTGCCCTTTCTGAAGCTTATGTGGATCTTAAAGGAGACATAAAGAAGGAGTCAAGGAAAATACTGGAGGAGATTAGGGTTTTAAAGGAAAAGATTGAAAAACTTGAAAAAGAAGGAGGTGCTTCCAATGTTCAGTGAGGTGCTTAGGAATTACAGAAGGGCTTTAAAGCTTACCGAGTGGTTTATAAAGAATTCTAATTTTCTGCCAATTACCGAGGACAAGCCTTATCTAATCCCAGATGTTGAAGTTGGAGCAACACCAAGAGTTGAGATCTCCTCAGACGACGGAGTAAAGCTTTATCGATATGAGCCAAGAACAGAAAAGCAATACGAAGTGCCATTGCTGATCGTTTACGCTTTGATCAACAAGCCATACATTCTTGATCTGACGCCGCAGAGAAGTGTGGTGCGAAAACTGCTCGAAGCGGGCTTTAACGTTTATATGATCAAGTGGGGCGATGCTACGATTGCGGATCAGTTCTCTTTGGACAGCTACATCGACATTTTCCTTGCTGACTTTGTAGAAGACGTCAAGAGAGATGCAAATTCAAACAAAGTTTCGATCCTCGGCTACTGCATGGGTGGCGGAATGAGTGCAATGTATACCGCACTTTATCCCGAGAACGTGAAGAACATAATCTTCCTTGCCTCAACCCTTTACTTCGACAAGAAAATTGGCGGACTCATGACTCTCTCAGATAAAAGATTCTTCAATCCCGAAGAAATTGTTGCGCCCTTTGGTTATGTGCCCTCATGGTTTTTGACTGAGAGATTCAAGATCCTCGAACCTTGGGGCAACTATTTTGGCAAATACATCAACCTGTTCATGAATGCTGAGGATGAGGAATTCATAGATGACTTCTTCAGAATGGAACGCTGGATCCACGATGGTGTTAATGTTGCTCCCGGGGCTTATGTGAGATACAACCAGGAGCTTTACCAGAACAACGCGCTTGCGGAAGGAAAGCTCTACATTAAGGGAAAGAGAGTTGATCCAAAGAAGATCACAATGCCGGCCGCAGCTGTTGTTGGCTTAAGAGATCACTTGGCACCACCAGAAAACACGCTGAAATTCTTGGATGTAATCGGAAGCAAAGACAAGGCAGTTTTCAAGGCTGACGTTGGCCATGTTGGACTTGTGGTTTCACGTCGAGGAATGGCTTTGTGGGATGAAGTCGCGAAGTGGCTTGCAGAAAGAAGCGGAAGCTTAAAGAAGACAAAAGAGATCTGAATGTTCAAACCAAAGGCTATAGCGGTAGACATAGATGGCACGATCACGGATCGAAGACGGGCACTAAATTTAAGAGCAGTTGAAGCCCTGAGGAGGCTGAAGATCCCGGTGATCCTTGCGACTGGCAACGTTCCATGCTTCGCCAAGGCGGTTGCAAAGGTGATTGGCGTCTCTGATATCGTTATCTGCGAAAACGGCGGAGTTGTGCGATTCAGCTACGATGGCGAGGACATAATCCTTGGAAACAAAGAAAAATGCCTGAAGGCTCTTGAGGAACTCAAAAAGCACTTCAGTGTTGAACTATTAGACTTCGAATATCGCAAATCAGAGGTTTGCATGAGAAGAAATTTCGACATTCAAAAGGCGAGAGAGATCCTAAGAGATTTCGATGTCAGACTTCTCGACTCTGGCTTTGCCTATCACATTGCGGATGCTAAAGTTAGCAAGGGCAGAGCACTGGAGTTCATAGCCAAACATTTGAAGATTGACACGAAGGATTTTGCGGTCATTGGCGATTCTGAAAATGACATAGAGATGTTTGAAGTAGCTGGCTTCAGGATTGCGGTAGGGAATGCTGATCTAAGGCTAAAGGAACTTGCAGATCTTATCACACCGTCAAACGATGGCGACGGGGTTGTTGAAGCACTTGAGTTTCTGAGGCTAATTTAGCTGTCAAAAGGTTTAATTCTAATCTTTTACCGAGAATTATCTCGATAGCTTCTTCTATTTTTGGCAGAAGCTCCATGGATGGTCTCAAATCCCTCTTCAGACGGACATTTTTGCAGAAGTCATCAACGTAAACGAAGAATTCCTCATTTTCGAATTCGAATAAAGCGGTTTCTTCACCTTTTTTTAGAACCGAGAAAGGATATAGCTTGCAAGCTACTGGCTTAAGATTACCTAAGGAGCAAAGATTTCCTCGCTGGAACGGGCAAAGATTTCCAATCTTTTTTATGTAAAACCTCCCCGCTCTTTCCTCGATGAAGCCAGTATTTCTGAGCTTCAAATATTCGTATGCTCTCAGCCTCACCCGATACTCCTTGCAACAATCCCCACAAGCTTCGCAGTGCCAGGAAGCTACAAGCCTCCATGGCACGTGCATAAAGCTAATTGACGTCTGAGATTAAATTTCTTATTCAAAAACTTTTGAGGGGATAGAGTTTTATCTTATCACGCGAAGTAAGATTATGGACAAAAAGCTTGAAGATAATCTGCTCGCAGAAGAGGTCGTTAAGATCGCTGAAAAAGATTTAGAATTGGCTGAAAAGCTCGCTGAAAGCATTCAGGATCATGAAGCAAAGGTTATGGCTTTTTTAAACCTCTACATGATTTCCAAAAGGCAGGATTTCTTAGATAAAGCGATTAAGAATGCCAGAAGCGATACCGATTACCTGAGAATTGTCGAGATCAGCGGTTTGGACTTAGCAGATAGCATAAAAGACCCCTATAAGCGAGATCTCGCTTATGTGTCACTTTTTGAAAGAACTTGCAATTTCAATTATTCTGAAAAGATCAAAGACAAGAAAATAGCTTCTGCGAGCATGAAAAGGGTCTCAGAGAAGCTTGGATCTCCAGAAAACTTAAAAGTTGCGAGGAGAATTCCAGATGCTTACTATCGATGCTTGGCTTTGGTTGAGATCTCAGACAAAGAAAAATTAGACCTTAGAGCAGAAATATTGGATTCTCTGAATGCAATAGAGAACATCTGGCTAAGAAAATGGCTTGAAGCTCGCCTGAGAGCGAATTCAAAGCTCTAATAAAAATTTAAGAGGCTAATTACATTCAAACGACTCTGCGATTTTGATCAGATCTTCTTCGCTTAGCTCAGATGAAATTCGAATGTAAATATCTTTGCATTTGAATTGGAGTGTTTTAAATCCGTATAAATCCGAAATGTTGCCTTCAACTTTGCCAATCTTTACGATCTTGGAATCTGGCAGCAAAGTCTCGTTGCGAGATTCTACGATCGTTAGATAGCTATTTCCTTTTTTATAAAGCAATGAAACTTCTTCATCGAGCTCGGAAACCATCGCATAATCAAATTCATATTCAGCTGTGTATTTAGGAACCAAGATTTCGAAGTCGACGTTACGCTTTGCTTCCTCAATTGTCAGTTTGGCTGGCATTTGGAGTTTAAGTTCCGAGATCTTCGCTTCTGGCGGGGGAGTGAACTCAAATAGCTCATCGCTAATTCCTGAGTTGAAACTTAAATTTCTATACTCCACTACTGACTTCGATTTATTGCCAAGCACGTCGAATTCCATTTCGATCTTTATCGGATACCAGAACTCTTTTTCTACCCACATTTTCAGTTTCATGCCAAGAATATTCTCCGCCTTTGGTTTCGCATCTATGACATAGCAGTCTCTCCCGTTAATTTTTTCACTGCCCAGTGCCTTTAAATCATAATTCTCCAGCAACTCCTCGATGATTCGGCTGTAGCTAAAAGCCTCCTTGAAAAACTCCTCGAACTCAGAAGTGCTTGTAATCTTGATCACTTCATTCTTTTTCTTGTCATATATCCATGAAATCTCCCCATTAGATACCATAAGCATCTCGTCGTTCTCTTGCCTCATTTTGTTCTCTTTGGTCCATATTTTCCAACTTTGACTGAAAATCTCATTTCCGTAATAACTTGTCACAGTGTATTCCCCCTGTATGTCCTTAATGGAACGATATTTTTCCTCCATGTTTTTTGCAATCTGCTCAGCGGTCAT
Above is a window of Archaeoglobaceae archaeon DNA encoding:
- a CDS encoding phosphoglycolate phosphatase, which translates into the protein MFKPKAIAVDIDGTITDRRRALNLRAVEALRRLKIPVILATGNVPCFAKAVAKVIGVSDIVICENGGVVRFSYDGEDIILGNKEKCLKALEELKKHFSVELLDFEYRKSEVCMRRNFDIQKAREILRDFDVRLLDSGFAYHIADAKVSKGRALEFIAKHLKIDTKDFAVIGDSENDIEMFEVAGFRIAVGNADLRLKELADLITPSNDGDGVVEALEFLRLI
- a CDS encoding alpha/beta fold hydrolase, translated to MFSEVLRNYRRALKLTEWFIKNSNFLPITEDKPYLIPDVEVGATPRVEISSDDGVKLYRYEPRTEKQYEVPLLIVYALINKPYILDLTPQRSVVRKLLEAGFNVYMIKWGDATIADQFSLDSYIDIFLADFVEDVKRDANSNKVSILGYCMGGGMSAMYTALYPENVKNIIFLASTLYFDKKIGGLMTLSDKRFFNPEEIVAPFGYVPSWFLTERFKILEPWGNYFGKYINLFMNAEDEEFIDDFFRMERWIHDGVNVAPGAYVRYNQELYQNNALAEGKLYIKGKRVDPKKITMPAAAVVGLRDHLAPPENTLKFLDVIGSKDKAVFKADVGHVGLVVSRRGMALWDEVAKWLAERSGSLKKTKEI
- a CDS encoding YkgJ family cysteine cluster protein — encoded protein: MHVPWRLVASWHCEACGDCCKEYRVRLRAYEYLKLRNTGFIEERAGRFYIKKIGNLCPFQRGNLCSLGNLKPVACKLYPFSVLKKGEETALFEFENEEFFVYVDDFCKNVRLKRDLRPSMELLPKIEEAIEIILGKRLELNLLTAKLASETQVLQQPRRHRLTV
- a CDS encoding outer membrane lipoprotein carrier protein LolA, translating into MRLEVPLTIVLVVLLLGCAEMTAEQIAKNMEEKYRSIKDIQGEYTVTSYYGNEIFSQSWKIWTKENKMRQENDEMLMVSNGEISWIYDKKKNEVIKITSTSEFEEFFKEAFSYSRIIEELLENYDLKALGSEKINGRDCYVIDAKPKAENILGMKLKMWVEKEFWYPIKIEMEFDVLGNKSKSVVEYRNLSFNSGISDELFEFTPPPEAKISELKLQMPAKLTIEEAKRNVDFEILVPKYTAEYEFDYAMVSELDEEVSLLYKKGNSYLTIVESRNETLLPDSKIVKIGKVEGNISDLYGFKTLQFKCKDIYIRISSELSEEDLIKIAESFECN